From Plectropomus leopardus isolate mb chromosome 17, YSFRI_Pleo_2.0, whole genome shotgun sequence, a single genomic window includes:
- the gpr139 gene encoding probable G-protein coupled receptor 139, whose translation MEHSHIFPVFAPNGSTWSPGQHPSEFAQGCPLGPLPVIYYSVLLCLGLPANILTVVILSQLVLRRQKSSYNYLLALAAADILVLLLIVFVDFILEDFILATPLPPSLNNAVQVLEFSSIHTSIWITVPLTIDRYIAVCHPLRYHTVSYPARTRRVIFAVYIGCLLSAAPYYWWPELWHSLPGVGSGGGGGGESNRRTVAQHVLVWAHCATVYLLPCTVFFSLNAVIVRKLRRRRSCFRLRGYSTGKTTAILLAITSIFAVLWAPRTLMILYHFYSPPPASQGAGRLLHMLTDLANMLALLNTGVNFFLYCFISKRFRGMAANVLRALVHCRKQPPPFYASHNFSITSSPWISPANSHCIKMLVYQYDKNGKPICISS comes from the exons ATGGAGCACAGCCACATCTTCCCTGTTTTTGCCCCAAATGGGAGCACCTGGAGCCCAGGGCAGCATCCCTCTGAGTTTGCCCAGGGATGCCCTCTCGGACCACTGCCTGTCATCTACTACAGCGTCCTGCTCTGTCTCGGCCTGCCGG CTAACATCCTGACAGTGGTCATCCTGTCCCAGCTGGTGCTGCGTCGTCAGAAGTCCTCCTACAACTATCTCCTAGCTCTGGCAGCCGCTGACATTCTGGTCTTGCTCCTCATTGTTTTTGTCGACTTCATATTGGAGGATTTTATTTTGGCCACGCCGCTGCCGCCGTCACTAAACAATGCAGTGCAGGTTCTGGAGTTCTCCTCCATCCACACCTCCATCTGGATCACCGTTCCTCTAACCATTGACCGTTACATTGCTGTTTGTCACCCGCTGCGCTACCACACGGTGTCCTACCCGGCCCGCACACGAAGGGTGATATTTGCTGTGTATATTGGGTGCTTGCTCTCGGCAGCTCCTTATTACTGGTGGCCTGAGCTGTGGCACAGCCTGCCTGGGGTTGgcagtggaggtggaggaggaggggagagcaACAGGAGAACCGTGGCCCAGCACGTCCTGGTTTGGGCCCACTGCGCCACCGTCTACCTCCTCCCCTGCACTGTCTTCTTCTCCCTCAATGCTGTCATAGTTCGCAAGCTGCGCAGACGCCGCAGCTGTTTCCGCCTGCGAGGTTACTCCACCGGTAAAACCACCGCCATTCTCCTTGCCATTACTTCCATCTTTGCCGTGTTGTGGGCGCCACGCACACTCATGATCCTCTACCACTTCTACTCCCCTCCTCCAGCCTCACAAGGTGCGGGCCGACTGCTCCACATGCTCACCGATCTGGCAAACATGCTAGCGTTGCTAAACACTGGGGTCAACTTCTTCCTCTACTGCTTCATCAGCAAGCGTTTCCGGGGTATGGCGGCCAATGTGCTGCGAGCCCTGGTCCACTGCCGGAAGCAGCCACCGCCGTTTTATGCCAGCCACAACTTTTCCATCACAAGCAGCCCCTGGATCTCACCAGCCAACTCTCACTGCATCAAGATGTTGGTGTACCAGTATGACAAAAACGGGAAGCCCATCTGTATTTCTTCTTGA